A section of the Oryza sativa Japonica Group chromosome 1, ASM3414082v1 genome encodes:
- the LOC112937657 gene encoding uncharacterized protein, producing MEYSWWYTACDICKKTAKPYGNLYRCGNSTCPPTGSASPRFKLSVIAGDDTGDTTFIIFGHLAQRLIGRSVEALMLENPTGKGCISREITDLLEKEFVWNVSFTENTVSSGIVAFQVNRVVKGAQSHSLALLQSPSGSQTSSLMPCMALSPVASQDTSIGQPIAASPSAGFSDAQRTLSSPPINTEKDKNTGNEYASKSPAQDAGDNEDCYEDDEAVSLTQVASAPATKNSTSKAYKKRPRPSPGTGAAKKLFKDDAADDTDGATGGSAISKA from the exons ATGGAGTATTCTTGGTGGTATACTGCATGCGATATATGCAAGAAGACAGCAAAGCCATATGGAAATCTATATAGGTGTGGAAACAGCACATGCCCCCCAACTGGCTCAGCTTCACCTAG GTTCAAACTCAGTGTGATAGCAGGAGATGACACAGGAGATACTACATTTATTATCTTTGGGCATTTAGCGCAGAGGCTGATTGGTCGTTCAGTTGAGGCACTGATGCTGGAAAATCCAACTGGCAAGGGCTGCATATCCAGAGAGATCACTGATCTGCTTGAGAAAGAATTTGTGTGGAATGTGAGTTTCACAGAGAACACGGTCTCTAGCGGCATTGTTGCTTTTCAAGTGAACAGAGTTGTTAAGGGTGCTCAGAGTCATTCCCTTGCTCTCTTGCAATCTCCATCTGGATCCCAGACATCTTCTCTGATGCCTTGCATGGCTCTATCGCCGGTTGCATCTCAGGATACTTCCATTGGCCAGCCCATAGCAGCCAGCCCATCAGCTGGGTTCAGTGATGCTCAACGCACTCTGAGTAGCCCACCAATCAATACAGAAAAGGATAAGAACACAGGAAATGAATATGCATCCAAGAGTCCTGCACAGGATGCTGGTGATAATGAAGATTGTTATGAG GATGATGAGGCAGTCAGCCTTACACAAGTGGCTTCTGCCCCTGCAACTAAGAACAGCACCTCAAAGGCGTACAAAAAAAG GCCTAGGCCATCTCCTGGAACTGGTGCTGCTAAGAAACTGTTCAAAGATGATGCTGCTGATGATACTGATGGTGCCACTGGTGGCAG TGCCATCAGCAAGGCCTGA